The Hymenobacter sp. 5317J-9 genome has a window encoding:
- a CDS encoding histidine kinase, with translation MLNPSFSSSRPGRRYWRAQVLGWGAYAVFNLVLFKAFAGKAAGSWAWVMSVVIAAALLGASHLLRYAVQRWNWLGRPPLALLGRLLLANAALAVGSEVVIGLLAWLLLPRQSGGQNTQGWLPYLGYALNMNIMLLLWSAAYVGWHYLQRSQRAEVEKWRLAAAVREAELNTLRAQLNPHFLFNGLNNIRGLVSEDPARAREALAHLAELLRYVMQHSATPLLPLGQEMEIVADYLALEALQLEDRLQYSLDVDPAARAVPLPPLTVQLLVENAIKHGVAVRPAGGFVALRAQLDAAGWLCLTVRSPGRFSPEAAAGSSGLGLRGLRERLTQAVGAAAEFELANDPATPDTVRATLRLPDLRPQAPAPASSAFPSSVFTSLAS, from the coding sequence ATGCTCAATCCTAGCTTTTCTTCTTCGCGGCCGGGCCGCCGGTACTGGCGCGCGCAGGTGCTGGGTTGGGGCGCCTACGCGGTGTTCAATCTGGTGTTGTTTAAAGCGTTTGCGGGCAAAGCGGCCGGCTCGTGGGCTTGGGTAATGAGCGTGGTGATTGCCGCCGCGCTGCTGGGGGCGTCGCACTTGCTGCGCTACGCGGTGCAGCGCTGGAACTGGTTGGGCCGGCCGCCGCTGGCGCTGCTGGGCCGGCTGTTGCTGGCCAACGCGGCCCTGGCGGTAGGCAGCGAGGTGGTGATTGGCCTATTGGCCTGGCTGCTGCTGCCGCGGCAGTCGGGCGGGCAAAATACACAAGGCTGGCTGCCTTATCTGGGCTATGCTTTGAACATGAACATCATGCTCTTGCTGTGGTCGGCGGCGTACGTGGGCTGGCACTACCTGCAGCGCTCGCAGCGGGCCGAGGTGGAGAAGTGGCGCCTGGCGGCCGCCGTGCGCGAAGCCGAACTGAACACGTTGCGGGCCCAGCTCAACCCGCATTTTCTGTTCAATGGCCTCAACAACATCCGCGGGCTGGTGAGCGAGGACCCCGCCCGTGCCCGCGAGGCCCTGGCCCACCTGGCCGAGCTGCTGCGCTACGTGATGCAGCACAGCGCCACGCCGCTGCTGCCGCTGGGCCAGGAAATGGAAATCGTGGCCGACTACCTGGCCCTCGAAGCCCTGCAGCTGGAAGACCGGCTGCAGTATTCGCTCGATGTGGACCCCGCCGCCCGGGCCGTGCCGCTGCCGCCCCTCACGGTGCAGCTGCTGGTCGAAAACGCCATCAAGCACGGCGTGGCGGTGCGGCCGGCGGGCGGGTTTGTGGCCCTCAGGGCCCAGCTCGACGCCGCGGGCTGGCTTTGCCTCACGGTGCGCAGTCCCGGGCGGTTCAGCCCGGAGGCGGCGGCCGGCAGCAGCGGCCTGGGCCTGCGCGGCCTGCGCGAGCGGCTGACCCAGGCGGTGGGTGCGGCCGCGGAATTTGAATTGGCCAACGACCCCGCCACGCCCGATACCGTGCGCGCTACCCTGCGGCTGCCCGACCTGCGCCCCCAGGCGCCGGCCCCGGCGTCTTCCGCTTTCCCTTCTTCCGTTTTCACCTCCCTTGCTTCCTGA
- a CDS encoding LytTR family DNA-binding domain-containing protein, producing the protein MKVLLVDDSRLARAELRRLLEAFPDVEVAGEARNADEARGQLAAQRIDLLLLDIHMPGETGFELLATLEAAPPVVFTTAYDAHALRAFEVNALDYLLKPVQEARLAAALDKVRAQQTTELPKHAVEAAPISAPVAPLTAQDQVFVKDGERCWFVRLGEVRLFEINGSYTQIYFDQHRPLIPRTLSQLEARLDPKLFFRANRQQIINLHFVEGVEPWFSHSLRLTLRGGEVVEVSRQQSVRFRELLSL; encoded by the coding sequence ATGAAAGTGCTGCTTGTTGATGATTCGCGTTTGGCCCGCGCCGAGCTGCGCCGCCTGCTGGAGGCCTTTCCCGACGTGGAAGTGGCCGGCGAGGCCCGCAACGCCGACGAAGCCCGCGGCCAGCTTGCCGCCCAGCGCATCGATTTGCTGCTGCTCGACATTCACATGCCCGGCGAAACCGGTTTTGAACTGCTGGCAACGCTGGAAGCGGCCCCGCCCGTGGTGTTTACGACGGCTTACGACGCCCACGCCCTGCGTGCCTTCGAGGTGAATGCGCTCGATTACCTGCTCAAGCCCGTGCAGGAAGCCCGCCTGGCCGCCGCCCTTGATAAGGTGCGTGCCCAGCAGACGACCGAATTGCCCAAACATGCCGTGGAGGCCGCGCCTATTTCTGCGCCCGTGGCCCCGCTCACGGCCCAGGACCAGGTGTTTGTGAAGGACGGGGAGCGGTGCTGGTTTGTGCGGCTGGGCGAGGTGCGGCTGTTTGAAATCAACGGCAGCTACACCCAGATTTACTTCGACCAGCACCGTCCGCTCATTCCGCGCACGCTCTCCCAGCTCGAGGCCCGCCTCGACCCCAAGCTGTTTTTCCGGGCCAACCGCCAGCAGATTATCAACCTGCATTTTGTGGAAGGCGTGGAGCCCTGGTTCAGCCACAGCCTGCGCCTGACGCTGCGCGGCGGCGAAGTGGTGGAAGTGTCGCGCCAGCAGTCGGTGAGGTTTCGCGAACTGCTGAGCTTGTAG
- a CDS encoding metallophosphoesterase, with translation MSCYTLTRGLRRVAPALALLGLAGCDLIEFSPNDHRVPEEFTNLTEKNLAKLAARPLAAGDTLRFVFTGDSQQFYDEAEALVASVNQQPGISFLVVAGDISDFGLAREMRWVDEKLRRLTVPYVTVIGNHDLVGNGRPTYQHIFGAFNYSFVYGNTKFIMVDTNGREYNFDGTAPDMAWLRPQLASFDGARRKVVISHVPPTNDDFDPALRMPYVQALRETPGLVFEMNGHNHSYSITQPYNDGVTYVNSDAFSERHYMVVTVWGDKQFRIKRVKF, from the coding sequence ATGTCTTGTTATACCCTCACGCGCGGCCTGCGCCGCGTGGCACCCGCGCTGGCCCTGCTGGGCCTCGCGGGCTGCGACCTCATCGAATTCAGCCCCAACGACCACCGCGTCCCCGAAGAGTTTACCAACCTCACCGAGAAGAACCTGGCCAAACTGGCGGCCCGGCCCCTGGCGGCGGGCGACACCCTGCGTTTCGTGTTCACCGGCGACTCGCAGCAGTTCTACGATGAGGCCGAAGCCCTGGTGGCCAGCGTGAACCAGCAGCCCGGCATATCCTTCTTGGTGGTGGCCGGCGACATTTCCGACTTTGGCCTGGCCCGCGAGATGCGGTGGGTGGACGAGAAGCTGCGCCGCCTCACGGTGCCCTACGTCACCGTTATCGGCAACCACGACTTGGTGGGCAACGGCCGGCCCACTTACCAGCACATTTTTGGGGCCTTCAACTACTCGTTCGTGTACGGCAACACCAAGTTCATCATGGTGGACACCAACGGCCGCGAATACAACTTCGACGGCACCGCGCCCGACATGGCCTGGCTGCGGCCGCAGCTCGCCAGCTTCGACGGCGCACGGCGCAAGGTGGTCATCTCGCACGTGCCGCCCACCAACGACGACTTCGACCCCGCCCTGCGCATGCCCTACGTGCAGGCCCTGCGCGAAACCCCGGGCCTGGTGTTCGAAATGAACGGCCACAACCACTCCTACAGCATCACGCAGCCCTACAACGACGGCGTGACCTACGTCAACTCCGACGCTTTTTCGGAGCGCCACTACATGGTCGTTACCGTGTGGGGCGACAAGCAGTTTCGCATCAAACGCGTGAAGTTTTAA
- a CDS encoding SGNH/GDSL hydrolase family protein, with amino-acid sequence MNRLFSLVLALLLAGGLGCAKPQVAPANASGGGPAAATGLSYLALGDSYTIGEGAAAADRWPTQLAGLLTAQGLAVATPDYIARTGWTTAELQAAIADAKPASSYELVSLLIGVNNQYRGQSLTQYRAEFRALLQQAIGFAGGRSSRVVVLSIPDWGQSPFGQRQGRDPVAIGLEIDQFNAAAQDECRQAHVACVNITDLTRAAAGTSRQFTSDGLHYSGLQMRLWAERTLPVAQALLAVK; translated from the coding sequence ATGAATCGACTGTTTTCCCTCGTGCTGGCCCTGCTGCTGGCGGGCGGCCTGGGCTGCGCCAAGCCGCAGGTAGCTCCGGCCAATGCATCCGGCGGCGGTCCCGCTGCCGCCACGGGGCTCAGCTACCTCGCGCTGGGCGACTCCTACACCATCGGCGAAGGCGCAGCGGCCGCCGACCGCTGGCCCACGCAGCTGGCGGGCCTGCTCACGGCCCAGGGCCTGGCCGTGGCCACCCCCGACTACATTGCCCGCACCGGCTGGACCACGGCCGAGTTGCAGGCCGCCATTGCCGATGCCAAGCCGGCCTCTTCCTATGAGCTGGTGTCGCTGCTGATTGGGGTGAACAACCAGTACCGGGGCCAGTCGCTGACGCAGTACCGCGCCGAGTTTCGGGCGTTGCTGCAGCAGGCCATTGGGTTTGCGGGCGGCCGGTCGAGCCGCGTGGTGGTGCTCTCCATTCCGGATTGGGGACAGTCGCCCTTCGGCCAGCGGCAGGGGCGCGACCCGGTTGCCATCGGGCTCGAAATCGACCAGTTTAACGCCGCAGCGCAGGATGAATGCCGCCAAGCCCACGTGGCCTGCGTCAACATCACGGACCTGACCCGGGCCGCGGCCGGTACCAGCCGGCAGTTCACCAGCGACGGCCTCCATTATTCGGGCCTGCAGATGCGGCTCTGGGCCGAGCGCACGCTGCCCGTGGCGCAGGCGCTGCTAGCTGTGAAATAG
- a CDS encoding MBL fold metallo-hydrolase: MSLQTASAPRLQAAYNGKTYENVLPTTVSPPSGYGALLKRWLFEKAEREPKAPLGPFRADAVALATPVPPAALRATWLGHSTMLLEIDGRRILTDPVWSERVSPSQLVGPKRFFAPPLPLDKLPRLDAVLLSHDHYDHLDAAAIRTLGRTGVPFFCPLGVGAHLRRWGVPAANITELNWWETAALAPDFTLVATPARHFSGRGLTRNDTLWASWCLLGPTHKVFFGGDSGPFEEGFRQIGEAYGPFDLTMLEIGASDPEWADIHLGPDNALAAHRLLGGGPLLPLHWGTFNLAFHAWRQPVQRLLEAADAGVPLLLPAPGQRVDVAAGPLNSGWWE; this comes from the coding sequence ATGAGTCTTCAAACTGCCTCCGCGCCGCGCCTGCAGGCCGCCTACAACGGTAAAACCTACGAAAATGTCCTGCCCACCACCGTCAGTCCGCCCTCGGGCTACGGCGCGCTGCTGAAGCGCTGGCTGTTTGAGAAAGCCGAACGAGAGCCCAAGGCCCCGCTCGGTCCTTTCCGGGCCGATGCCGTGGCGCTGGCCACGCCCGTGCCGCCCGCCGCGCTGCGGGCCACCTGGCTGGGCCACAGCACCATGCTGCTCGAAATCGACGGCCGCCGCATCCTCACCGACCCGGTGTGGAGCGAGCGGGTGTCGCCCTCGCAACTCGTGGGGCCGAAGCGGTTCTTCGCGCCGCCGCTGCCGCTCGACAAGCTGCCCAGGCTGGACGCCGTGCTGCTCTCGCACGACCATTACGACCACCTCGACGCGGCTGCTATCCGGACGCTGGGCCGCACCGGCGTGCCATTCTTCTGCCCCTTGGGCGTGGGGGCGCACCTGCGCCGCTGGGGCGTGCCGGCCGCCAACATCACCGAACTGAACTGGTGGGAAACCGCCGCGCTGGCGCCCGACTTCACGCTGGTGGCCACGCCGGCCCGCCACTTTTCGGGCCGCGGCCTCACCCGCAACGACACGCTCTGGGCCTCGTGGTGCCTGCTGGGGCCCACGCACAAGGTATTTTTCGGCGGCGACTCGGGCCCCTTCGAGGAAGGCTTCCGGCAGATAGGGGAGGCCTACGGCCCGTTTGATTTGACCATGCTCGAAATCGGCGCTTCCGACCCCGAGTGGGCCGACATTCACCTCGGGCCCGATAATGCCCTGGCGGCCCACCGGCTGCTAGGCGGCGGGCCGCTGCTGCCGCTGCACTGGGGCACGTTCAACCTGGCGTTTCATGCCTGGCGGCAGCCCGTGCAGCGCCTGCTTGAGGCGGCCGATGCCGGCGTCCCCTTGCTGCTGCCCGCCCCCGGCCAGCGGGTGGATGTGGCCGCCGGTCCGCTGAACTCGGGCTGGTGGGAGTAG
- a CDS encoding TonB-dependent receptor has translation MTHPTTTRIGLVALLLWLTTAAAWAQNLTVTGRVLDPAGQSQPGVTVLEQGTSNGTSTDGDGRFTLANVPGTATLVFSAVGSLTQTVPLNGRTTLEIRLAANQTELNEVVVTGSRATEGRSNILTTAPVDVISAREIKSYAHTDVTQILTYIAPSFQSTRQTVTDGTDFVDPATLRGLGPDQVLVLVNGKRRHTSALVNINGTPGRGSVGTDMNVIPPAAIKRIEVLRDGAAAQYGSDAIAGVINIQLKDDTTGVSVSSTAGQTSKSDGQLFQADANLGFGLGRRGFVNVSGQFSNRSYVDRSGLDTAPLIYLGTTGGNYPAGLTDAQKLDLKARDNALVAQNGFNRRDIRVGSADTRAYGSFVNAAYTLAPSIGLEAYFAGGLTRRTGSSGALYRLPTQVTQTDASIYPNGFLPFINSTVNDGSAIVGLRGQVLGFAADLSNTYGRNALDYDITNTLNASLPVGTSPTRFYAGQLAFQQNTTNLGFSRKFTEVGPLATLNVAFGGEFRVDNFQINAGESGSYILGTRQVNGTPAAAGSQGFAGYRPSDALNQSRNNVSGYIDLESDLTDKLLVDVAGRAERYSDFGSNVSGKVAARYSILNGLALRGAISNGFRAPSLQQRYFTNSSTQFTSGELREVLTTNNDDPITKAFGIGSLKQEKSTNYSVGLTARILKTITLTVDAYQIDIRDRIVLSSQFSRNNTVVAGILTANQRPGQNPVQGVQFFANAVNTRTQGIDIVANERLTLGPDSRLTLTAAANFNETVVRSFNSSSFIDNNASLQNTLFDRAQRARLENGQPRSKINLSADYGYKIFGVNLRTVRFGEVQTKDADPTRSFIDQTFSAKWVTDLTISAQIIKNIGLSVGVNNLFNVYPDRLYQDPNNNEQSLAYSTLDATNRGRFLYNSNQFGFNGAFYFGRVNFTL, from the coding sequence ATGACACACCCTACAACTACCCGAATCGGGCTGGTAGCGCTGCTGCTGTGGCTGACCACGGCCGCCGCCTGGGCCCAGAACCTCACCGTGACCGGCCGCGTGCTCGACCCCGCCGGCCAAAGCCAGCCCGGCGTGACCGTGCTGGAGCAAGGCACCAGCAACGGCACCAGCACCGACGGCGACGGCCGCTTCACGCTCGCCAACGTGCCCGGCACGGCCACGCTGGTATTCTCCGCCGTGGGCTCGCTTACCCAAACCGTGCCGCTGAATGGCCGCACCACCCTCGAAATCCGCCTCGCCGCCAACCAGACCGAGCTGAACGAAGTGGTGGTGACGGGCTCGCGCGCCACCGAGGGCCGCTCCAACATCCTCACCACCGCGCCGGTGGACGTGATTTCGGCCCGCGAAATCAAGTCCTACGCCCACACCGACGTGACGCAGATTCTCACCTACATCGCGCCCTCGTTCCAGAGCACGCGCCAAACCGTGACCGACGGCACCGACTTTGTGGACCCCGCCACCCTGCGCGGCCTCGGCCCCGACCAGGTACTGGTGCTGGTGAACGGCAAGCGCCGCCACACCTCGGCCCTGGTCAACATCAACGGCACGCCCGGCCGCGGCTCGGTGGGCACGGACATGAACGTGATTCCGCCGGCCGCCATCAAGCGGATTGAGGTGCTGCGCGACGGCGCGGCCGCCCAATACGGCTCCGACGCCATTGCCGGCGTCATCAACATTCAACTGAAAGACGACACCACCGGCGTGAGCGTGAGCAGCACGGCCGGCCAAACCAGCAAAAGCGACGGCCAACTGTTTCAAGCCGACGCCAACCTGGGCTTTGGCCTGGGCCGCCGTGGTTTTGTGAACGTGAGCGGGCAGTTCTCGAACCGCAGCTACGTGGACCGTAGCGGCCTCGATACGGCCCCGCTCATTTACCTGGGCACCACCGGCGGCAACTACCCCGCCGGCCTCACCGACGCGCAGAAACTCGACCTGAAAGCCCGCGATAATGCCCTGGTGGCTCAGAACGGCTTCAACCGCCGCGACATCCGGGTGGGCAGCGCCGACACCCGCGCCTACGGCAGCTTCGTGAACGCGGCCTACACGCTGGCTCCCAGCATTGGCCTAGAGGCTTACTTTGCGGGCGGCCTCACGCGCCGCACGGGCTCGTCGGGTGCCCTCTACCGCCTGCCCACGCAGGTGACGCAAACCGACGCCAGCATCTACCCCAACGGCTTCCTGCCCTTCATCAACAGCACCGTGAACGACGGCTCGGCCATCGTGGGCCTGCGCGGTCAGGTGCTGGGCTTCGCCGCTGATTTGAGCAATACTTACGGCCGCAATGCCCTCGACTACGACATCACCAACACGCTGAATGCCTCACTGCCGGTGGGCACCAGCCCTACCCGGTTCTACGCCGGCCAGCTGGCTTTCCAGCAGAACACCACCAACCTGGGCTTCTCGCGCAAATTCACCGAAGTAGGGCCGCTGGCCACGCTGAACGTGGCTTTCGGCGGCGAGTTCCGGGTCGATAATTTCCAGATTAACGCCGGCGAATCGGGCTCTTATATCCTCGGCACGCGCCAGGTGAACGGCACGCCGGCCGCCGCGGGCTCGCAGGGCTTTGCCGGCTACCGGCCCTCTGATGCGCTCAACCAGAGCCGTAATAACGTGTCGGGCTACATCGACTTGGAAAGCGACCTGACCGATAAGCTGCTGGTGGACGTGGCCGGCCGGGCCGAGCGCTACTCTGACTTTGGCTCGAACGTGAGCGGCAAAGTGGCTGCGCGCTACAGCATTCTGAACGGACTGGCCCTGCGTGGCGCCATCAGCAATGGCTTCCGGGCTCCTTCGCTGCAGCAGCGCTATTTCACCAATTCCAGCACCCAGTTCACCAGCGGCGAGCTGCGCGAAGTGCTGACCACCAACAACGACGACCCCATCACCAAAGCCTTCGGCATTGGCTCGCTGAAGCAGGAAAAGTCGACCAACTACAGCGTGGGCCTAACGGCACGCATCCTGAAAACCATCACGCTGACCGTGGATGCCTACCAGATTGATATCCGCGACCGGATTGTGCTGTCGTCGCAGTTCAGCCGCAATAACACCGTGGTGGCCGGCATTCTCACCGCCAACCAGCGCCCCGGCCAAAACCCGGTGCAGGGCGTGCAGTTTTTTGCCAATGCCGTGAATACGCGCACCCAGGGCATCGACATTGTGGCCAACGAGCGCCTGACCCTGGGCCCCGACAGCCGCCTGACCCTGACGGCCGCCGCTAACTTCAACGAGACGGTGGTGCGCAGCTTCAACAGTTCAAGCTTCATCGACAACAACGCCAGCCTGCAAAACACGCTGTTTGACCGCGCCCAGCGCGCCCGCCTCGAAAACGGCCAGCCCCGCAGCAAAATCAACCTGAGCGCTGACTACGGCTACAAAATCTTCGGCGTGAACCTGCGCACGGTGCGCTTCGGCGAGGTGCAAACCAAGGATGCCGACCCCACCCGCTCGTTCATCGACCAGACCTTCTCGGCCAAATGGGTGACCGACCTGACCATCAGCGCCCAAATCATCAAAAACATCGGCCTGAGCGTGGGCGTGAACAACCTGTTCAACGTGTACCCCGACCGTCTCTACCAAGACCCCAACAACAACGAACAGAGCTTGGCCTACTCGACGCTGGATGCCACCAACCGCGGCCGCTTCCTATATAATTCCAACCAGTTCGGCTTCAACGGCGCTTTCTACTTCGGCCGCGTGAATTTCACCCTGTAA